A section of the Streptomyces sp. CG1 genome encodes:
- a CDS encoding amino acid ABC transporter permease yields MSSDTLTKAPTAPEKPEPADGSRIVPQRRYGQWAAAVAVLVLLAFAVDSVLRNQAFQWDVVAGYFTSDAILRGLWLTLWLTAVVMVLGFALGTLLAAFRLSANPVLRAVSWGYVWLFRSIPILVQLLLWFNIGALYPQAFGVRTVNLLTPVAVAIVGLTLHEAAFAAEVVRAGILSVDRGQIEAAQALGLSRSRRWWRIVLPQAMRAIVPPAGNMLIGTLKGTSIVSVIAVNDLLFSAQLIYHRTYQVIPLLMVATLWYAVVTSLLGLGQHYVEKYYARGTEHAR; encoded by the coding sequence ATGTCATCCGACACCCTCACCAAAGCCCCCACCGCGCCGGAGAAACCCGAGCCCGCGGACGGCTCGCGGATCGTCCCGCAGCGCCGGTACGGCCAGTGGGCGGCAGCCGTCGCCGTCCTCGTGCTGCTCGCCTTCGCCGTCGATTCCGTCCTGCGCAACCAGGCGTTCCAGTGGGACGTCGTCGCCGGCTACTTCACCTCGGACGCGATCCTGCGCGGACTCTGGCTCACGCTGTGGCTGACCGCGGTCGTGATGGTCCTCGGCTTCGCCCTCGGCACCCTGCTCGCCGCCTTCCGGCTCTCCGCCAACCCGGTGCTGAGAGCGGTCAGTTGGGGCTACGTCTGGCTGTTCCGCTCGATCCCGATCCTGGTGCAGCTGCTGCTGTGGTTCAACATCGGGGCGCTGTACCCGCAGGCGTTCGGCGTGCGGACCGTCAACCTGCTCACCCCGGTCGCCGTCGCGATCGTCGGGCTCACCCTGCACGAGGCCGCCTTCGCCGCCGAGGTCGTCCGGGCCGGCATCCTCTCCGTGGACCGCGGCCAGATCGAGGCCGCCCAGGCGCTGGGCCTGAGCCGGTCACGGCGCTGGTGGCGGATCGTGCTCCCGCAGGCCATGCGCGCCATCGTGCCGCCCGCCGGCAACATGCTCATCGGCACCCTCAAGGGCACCTCGATCGTCAGCGTCATCGCCGTCAACGACCTCTTGTTCTCCGCCCAGTTGATCTACCACCGCACCTACCAGGTCATCCCGCTGCTGATGGTCGCGACCCTCTGGTACGCGGTCGTCACCTCGCTGCTCGGCCTCGGCCAGCACTACGTCGAGAAGTACTACGCGCGCGGCACGGAGCATGCCCGATGA